In Mycoplasmopsis cynos, the following are encoded in one genomic region:
- a CDS encoding chromate transporter gives MQEKIGFWKLFFFILKISFIGFGGGNALMPVIKKEIVENKKLLDVKEFDQIVIVTNMLPGASVIQCISYISIKLLGKVKGIIITLFALLPHIMFSFGLLLLFSKIPEQYVQIFAIGVLVSIITFLIDFGINYLKQSRQNIKLPFIVLIFLFSFSFCFFVPAPFNVPILAIIFVLVIYFIIYWIKNKGGK, from the coding sequence ATGCAAGAAAAAATAGGATTTTGAAAATTATTTTTCTTTATTTTAAAGATTTCATTCATCGGCTTTGGTGGCGGAAATGCCTTAATGCCAGTCATAAAAAAGGAAATTGTAGAAAATAAAAAACTCTTAGATGTTAAAGAATTCGATCAAATTGTTATTGTCACAAATATGCTACCAGGTGCTTCTGTTATTCAATGTATTTCATATATTTCAATTAAATTACTTGGAAAAGTTAAAGGAATAATTATTACTTTATTCGCTTTATTGCCTCATATTATGTTTAGTTTTGGATTATTGCTTTTATTTTCAAAAATACCTGAACAATATGTACAAATATTCGCAATTGGTGTTTTAGTATCAATAATCACCTTTTTAATTGATTTTGGAATTAATTATCTAAAACAATCTCGTCAAAATATAAAACTACCATTCATTGTTTTAATATTTTTATTTTCATTTAGTTTTTGCTTTTTTGTTCCAGCTCCTTTTAATGTGCCTATTTTAGCAATTATTTTTGTATTAGTAATATACTTTATTATTTATTGAATAAAAAATAAAGGAGGTAAATAA
- a CDS encoding MIP family Ig-specific serine endopeptidase, producing MRKKDLKILFLGMTPFYVTCSISCNVKNDAETSKMNTLDNNIDITENQNNNKNEKNNNPPEINVNSKIVSISTHQENGNQPLFLMVFFETDLTFLNKNQIILKLKNDSNEFHPFKINKNQLIFKLEMLQPNIEYEISEISNGIKKFDFSNNINLKFKTKEKETNQGHIIQNNEMIKPEQNKPNPNKKDNFGQVPPFVIPPNFPGFKIPDRTKENSYPEYVNKFKKVDEKIIYQEIYDRSFAVKFGINQGVTSQNQNPFRASELGTTWLLDYHKYNENKYKLFFATNLHVMSDFSNSLTDEQNKALNYEDFRDFKVESISLGKSDLYQTDFPQRKNKYSYSKTSHLKTKYYASSDEFTQFEKTDISALKTIKSNGFISKPKLIFAGYDFIDRQYMNWYQQDLKQKVKDKIKYIESKNEDLSEDQEYQTLKKVDDNYFIPAYVDFGVFEIDVDLSQMDETLKKWITKSIEAVDKYIDRLNKTEILPNQDKSISKTMQTIDYVTAAFEKDDSKLNLKNAKDLYIGGYPSINESGFAVWVRNNPTERNSSTLNTYYRIGNKHNDKTFAYPAYTYDERATNGNLQPYTTVFGRTLADFYGFNLAVNFSSLKYGASGSMVYNEFGQLVGIYNQVSSNVEDDDLLRDAKFTSFLLAKDYGSGEKVIKAYNLIDGTDKSKYPAQTKSYRQNLITLYPNGFENSGNNNFKTALFPEGFKK from the coding sequence ATGAGAAAAAAAGACTTAAAAATTTTATTTCTAGGAATGACGCCTTTTTATGTTACTTGTTCTATTTCGTGTAATGTTAAAAACGATGCTGAAACTAGCAAAATGAATACATTAGATAATAATATAGATATAACTGAAAATCAAAATAATAATAAAAACGAAAAAAATAATAACCCGCCAGAAATAAATGTAAATTCAAAAATTGTTTCTATATCAACTCATCAAGAAAATGGAAATCAACCATTATTTTTAATGGTATTTTTCGAAACAGATTTAACATTTTTAAACAAAAATCAAATAATATTAAAACTTAAAAATGATTCAAATGAATTTCATCCATTTAAAATAAATAAAAATCAATTAATATTCAAATTGGAAATGTTACAACCAAATATTGAATATGAAATATCAGAAATATCCAATGGTATTAAAAAATTTGACTTCTCAAATAATATTAATTTAAAATTTAAGACAAAGGAAAAAGAGACTAATCAAGGGCACATTATTCAAAATAATGAAATGATAAAACCTGAACAAAATAAACCTAATCCAAATAAAAAAGATAACTTTGGGCAAGTGCCACCATTTGTAATTCCTCCTAATTTTCCAGGATTTAAGATTCCCGATAGAACAAAAGAAAATTCATATCCAGAATATGTAAATAAGTTCAAAAAAGTTGATGAAAAAATAATTTACCAAGAAATTTATGATCGATCTTTTGCAGTTAAATTCGGTATCAATCAAGGAGTTACTTCTCAAAATCAAAATCCTTTTCGAGCATCAGAATTAGGTACTACTTGACTATTGGATTATCATAAATATAATGAAAATAAATATAAACTTTTCTTTGCTACTAATTTACATGTTATGTCTGATTTTTCTAATTCATTAACCGATGAGCAAAATAAAGCATTAAATTACGAAGATTTTAGAGACTTTAAAGTCGAATCCATTTCACTTGGAAAGTCCGACCTATACCAAACGGATTTTCCACAGCGTAAAAATAAATATAGCTATTCAAAGACTTCACATTTAAAGACAAAATACTATGCTTCTAGTGATGAATTTACTCAATTTGAAAAAACTGATATATCAGCGTTAAAAACAATCAAATCAAACGGTTTTATTTCAAAACCTAAATTAATATTTGCTGGTTATGATTTTATTGATCGTCAATATATGAATTGATATCAACAAGATTTAAAGCAAAAAGTAAAAGATAAAATAAAATATATTGAATCAAAAAATGAAGATTTAAGTGAAGATCAAGAATATCAAACTCTAAAAAAGGTTGATGATAATTATTTCATCCCTGCATATGTTGATTTTGGTGTTTTTGAAATTGATGTTGATTTATCGCAAATGGATGAAACACTTAAAAAATGAATCACAAAGTCAATTGAAGCAGTGGATAAATACATCGATAGACTAAATAAAACTGAAATCTTGCCAAATCAAGATAAATCAATTTCTAAAACAATGCAAACAATAGATTATGTAACTGCTGCATTTGAAAAAGATGATTCTAAGCTAAACTTAAAAAATGCAAAAGATTTATATATAGGAGGATATCCTTCAATAAATGAATCTGGTTTTGCAGTATGGGTCAGAAATAATCCAACTGAACGTAATTCATCAACTTTAAACACATATTATAGAATTGGAAATAAACATAATGATAAAACATTCGCTTATCCTGCATATACATATGATGAGAGGGCAACAAATGGAAATTTACAACCATATACAACTGTTTTCGGCAGAACATTAGCTGATTTTTATGGATTTAATTTAGCAGTTAATTTTTCATCATTAAAATATGGCGCTTCTGGTTCTATGGTTTATAATGAATTTGGCCAATTAGTAGGTATTTATAATCAAGTTTCAAGTAATGTTGAAGATGATGATTTACTAAGAGATGCTAAATTTACATCATTTTTATTAGCAAAGGACTATGGTTCAGGTGAAAAAGTTATTAAAGCATATAACTTAATTGATGGAACAGATAAATCAAAATATCCTGCTCAAACTAAATCATATAGACAAAATCTTATAACACTATATCCAAATGGATTCGAAAATTCTGGAAATAATAATTTTAAAACTGCTCTATTTCCAGAAGGATTTAAAAAATAA
- a CDS encoding chromate transporter — translation MIALFVSLPLLIVISLSVFGGGQVFIPVFLWLWNFLAKTFNLDISEVQINNVFAVSNSTPGVVSTKFSFVTGYLVANGQWWGFLAVFLTYLVFCLPAIFIMLIAMKYLNKFKSNSYIKNMIIIMKPVVAGIMISLALQLLINIFSPEIYFNKVNKEHYIGLNNSSKNYFIGYKNILLKLYIPISIILSLYLVKKKVSLFLIILINVSISFILFAIPYA, via the coding sequence ATGATAGCTTTATTCGTTTCTCTTCCTTTATTAATTGTAATATCTTTATCAGTTTTCGGGGGCGGCCAAGTATTTATTCCTGTTTTCTTATGACTGTGAAACTTTTTAGCAAAAACATTTAACCTTGATATAAGTGAAGTGCAAATTAATAATGTTTTTGCTGTTTCTAACTCGACACCAGGTGTTGTTTCAACAAAATTTAGTTTTGTAACCGGCTATTTGGTTGCTAATGGACAATGATGGGGTTTCTTAGCTGTATTTTTAACATATTTAGTTTTTTGTCTTCCTGCTATTTTTATTATGCTAATCGCAATGAAATATTTAAATAAATTCAAATCAAATTCATATATAAAAAATATGATTATAATTATGAAACCTGTTGTAGCAGGTATTATGATTTCATTAGCTTTACAATTACTTATTAATATCTTTTCACCAGAAATTTACTTTAATAAAGTAAATAAAGAACATTACATAGGTCTTAATAATTCATCAAAAAACTATTTTATTGGTTATAAAAATATTTTATTAAAGTTATATATACCAATTAGCATTATTCTTTCATTATATTTAGTTAAGAAAAAAGTTTCATTATTTTTAATTATTTTAATTAATGTTTCAATCTCATTCATCTTATTCGCAATACCTTATGCATAG
- a CDS encoding Sua5/YciO/YrdC/YwlC family protein — protein sequence MNEYDKLFITTTDTIVGIGGIVSNEVLDALYSIKNRPREKKIIILVSSIDQARTFKEWNERADELAKKVWPGAVTIIINNQGFRMPNQKGLLKLIDSIGPVYMTSANISGQKTISIDQANEVFPNIKNIYNFGKPSGKPSDIYNLDTNEIIKRN from the coding sequence ATGAATGAATATGATAAATTATTTATTACAACAACGGATACAATTGTCGGAATTGGTGGGATAGTATCAAATGAAGTTTTAGATGCATTATATAGTATTAAAAACCGCCCAAGAGAAAAGAAAATTATTATTCTAGTAAGTTCAATTGATCAAGCCAGAACTTTTAAAGAATGAAATGAAAGAGCGGATGAGTTAGCTAAAAAAGTTTGGCCTGGTGCAGTGACTATTATTATAAATAATCAAGGATTTAGAATGCCTAATCAAAAAGGGCTTCTTAAATTAATTGATTCAATTGGCCCAGTTTATATGACTAGTGCTAATATTTCAGGCCAAAAAACAATTTCAATTGATCAAGCTAATGAAGTATTTCCTAATATTAAAAATATTTATAATTTTGGAAAACCTTCAGGAAAACCAAGTGATATTTATAACTTAGATACTAATGAAATAATTAAAAGAAATTAG